The sequence CGCGCCGAGCGACAGCCCGAGCACAAGGTTTTTCGCTTTGGTGTTCACCGACAACGCATCTTTGGTGGCAGCCGCCCCAAGGTCTTGGTTGATCTGCTTCAGTTGATTCAACTTATCGGTCGATTTGTCATAGGCGATCAGCGCCGCTTCGTCAGCCGATGCAAACGCTTCCGCGTCGCGCTCTTCCGCCGCTTTCAGCAAGAGCGGAATCTGCTTTTCAAATGCTGCATACTCTTTGGCAAAGCTGTCATACAGCGCCTGTTCTTCTTCTGTGTCGGACAGTTCTTTAAACTTCGGCAGCATCTCTGCCACCGCTTTTTGTTCTGCGTTGATCTGCTTGATGACCAGCTGCGCCGCATCCGGCGACTGCGCCATCCGCATGCGCGTCATCAGGCGCTGCAAGTTGGTGACTTTCTCGTTGATCTCACCGGCCAGCACCACGCTCGGCATCACATGCGCGTCCAAGTCCGTGGCTTGCTGCTCCATGTTGTTCATCTGCACCACTGCGACTGCTCCAGTTGCGATCAATAACAACAAGACGAGAAAAAAGCTTACAAATAACTTCATACGTACTGAAAACTTCATGTAATTCGCCCCCCCATTGCCAACATTTTTTAATATCGTCATGAATCGACACGTTTTCGACATATCTGATTCTTATAATAAATGATAACCCGTGATTTTGAAAGCGATTTTTTACTAGATCTTGTTTTCCATAAATATTAAGCCATAAACAAAGGCCTCCGGAGGGAGACCTTTTGTTTATAATTTACAATTTGAACCTGCTGACACCGTCTTGCAATTCGCCGGCCATCTTCGAAAGCAGGCTTGCGGCAGAAGCGATTTCCTCCATCGAAGCGTTTTGTTCTTCCACAGATGCGGCGACTTGCTGGGTGTTGGCGGCCGCCTGTTCGGAGACGGCGGCGATCCCTTCCATCGCACTGACCATCATCTGGGCGCCGGCGCTGACTTGCTGCACCGCTGACGCCACTTCCTGCGCCTGGTCGGACAATGTCGACACGGAAGTGAGGATCTCTTGGAATACAGCGCCGGTCTCGTCGATCAGGCGCACGCCGTCCTCCACCACCCGGGTGCCTTCCTCCATCGAAACGATGGCGCGCCCCGTGTCGTGCTGCACTTCGTTGATCAGACGGCGGATATGATCGGCCGCTTCGCCCGACTGCTCGGCCAGCTTGCGCACCTCATCGGCGACGACCGCAAATCCCTTGCCGTGCTCGCCCGCCCTTGCAGCTTCGATCGCCGCGTTCAAGGCCAGCAGGTTGGTCTGACCGGCGATCGAGGTGATCAGAGCGACGATCACGCCGATCTCCTCCGACTTTTTGCCGAGCTCGTTGATCACCGCCGAAGTCGAGTGGACCCGCTCGCCGATCTGCTGCATCTGGGCGACGGTGCGGTCGACCACGTTCTGTCCGTCGTTCGCTTTGCCGGTCGCATGCAGCGAAGCATCGGTCACCCCTTGGATGGAGCCTGCGATCTGGCCGACGCTGTTCGAAATGTCGGTGATGACCTGCGTGGAATCGTGAACGCCCTGCAACTGCTTTTCCGCCCCGAGCGAGACGTCTTGCACCGAGGCGGAGATCTGCTCCGCCACCTGC comes from Tumebacillus sp. BK434 and encodes:
- a CDS encoding methyl-accepting chemotaxis protein, whose protein sequence is MRFTIRMKLSLSFTIVMLLMMATGFISVQRMSEVDSKVVTMHKDWVPSIVVMSDLRAQVTEINRLVLRLRLEPEPAEQNRLKTKLNETITGFMETRKTYEPLITSEQEQRLYNEFGTAWASYDRHILGLLDLKMPLPEWTANNSVAQKDFVKAAELMDQLVEYNSTGAGQAASEAERITAASIPLMIIMTVIAVVISTLVARWVSNGISKPVQKLAAKVQCVAAGDLTGEALQIKNKDEVGDLASNINQMSANLRTILSQVATNAEQVAATSEQLTASADLTTQVAEQISASVQDVSLGAEKQLQGVHDSTQVITDISNSVGQIAGSIQGVTDASLHATGKANDGQNVVDRTVAQMQQIGERVHSTSAVINELGKKSEEIGVIVALITSIAGQTNLLALNAAIEAARAGEHGKGFAVVADEVRKLAEQSGEAADHIRRLINEVQHDTGRAIVSMEEGTRVVEDGVRLIDETGAVFQEILTSVSTLSDQAQEVASAVQQVSAGAQMMVSAMEGIAAVSEQAAANTQQVAASVEEQNASMEEIASAASLLSKMAGELQDGVSRFKL